Proteins encoded in a region of the Gulosibacter sediminis genome:
- a CDS encoding APC family permease, with the protein MTNQVDGPITTAIKGPSSKGLSVGKVGVIGGAVIGVSTIAPAYTLTSGLGPTVSEVGLQTPAILLIGFIPMLLVLFGYRELNMALPDSGTSFTWATRAFGPIIGWMTGWGLVSATILVLSNLAAVATDFFFILLAQISGNSALSDIPSDHLFLNIVVTTIFVALAAWIGYRGIETTERVQWGLVVFQLIALVWYSVAAITSALGGDAFDATPVDVSWFNPFEVGDLSVVIAGVSLSIFMFWGWDTVITMNEETKDPKRTPGRAATVTIITIVMLYLLVTVATLMWAGVGDEGLGAGNPKNQESIFAVLAPEVMGPFAILMSIAILTSSLASLQSTMVSPARTMLAMGFYEAMPKSFAKISPRFKSPGVATFVAATASIVFYVVMRLVSENALWDTITALGMMVCFYYGATGLAAVWYFRRSWFTSVRNFFMRFLLPLAGGATLVWMFVQTCIDSIDPEYGSGSSIGGLGLVFVLGIGVLLLGVVLMIVMRLVNPRYFRGETLEVSEYERDKVEGVELLPE; encoded by the coding sequence CCCGCCTACACCCTCACCTCGGGGCTCGGGCCGACCGTCTCGGAGGTCGGACTGCAGACGCCCGCGATTCTGCTCATCGGCTTCATCCCGATGCTGCTCGTGCTCTTTGGGTACCGAGAGCTCAACATGGCCCTGCCCGACTCGGGCACCTCGTTCACCTGGGCAACGCGCGCGTTTGGCCCGATCATCGGGTGGATGACCGGCTGGGGCCTCGTGTCGGCGACGATTCTCGTGCTCTCGAACCTCGCGGCGGTCGCCACCGACTTCTTCTTCATTCTGCTCGCGCAGATCAGCGGCAACTCGGCGCTCTCGGACATCCCCTCCGATCATCTCTTTCTCAATATCGTCGTCACCACGATCTTCGTCGCGCTCGCGGCGTGGATCGGCTATCGCGGCATCGAGACGACCGAGCGCGTGCAGTGGGGCCTCGTCGTGTTCCAGCTCATCGCGCTCGTTTGGTATTCGGTCGCCGCGATCACCTCGGCGCTCGGCGGCGACGCCTTCGACGCGACGCCCGTCGACGTGAGCTGGTTCAACCCGTTTGAGGTCGGCGACCTCTCGGTGGTCATCGCCGGCGTCTCGCTCTCGATCTTCATGTTCTGGGGTTGGGACACCGTGATCACCATGAACGAGGAGACGAAGGACCCGAAGCGCACGCCGGGCCGCGCCGCCACCGTCACGATCATCACGATCGTCATGCTCTACCTGCTCGTCACGGTCGCGACCCTGATGTGGGCTGGTGTCGGCGATGAGGGGCTCGGAGCCGGCAACCCCAAGAACCAGGAGTCGATCTTCGCGGTGCTCGCGCCCGAGGTGATGGGGCCGTTCGCGATTCTCATGTCGATCGCGATCCTCACCTCATCGCTCGCCTCACTGCAGTCGACGATGGTGTCGCCGGCGCGGACGATGCTCGCGATGGGCTTCTACGAGGCCATGCCAAAGTCGTTCGCGAAGATTTCGCCGCGCTTCAAGTCGCCGGGCGTCGCGACGTTCGTCGCGGCCACCGCCTCCATCGTCTTCTACGTGGTGATGCGCCTGGTCAGCGAGAACGCGCTGTGGGACACGATCACCGCCCTTGGCATGATGGTGTGTTTCTATTACGGCGCGACCGGCTTGGCGGCGGTCTGGTACTTCCGCCGCAGTTGGTTCACGAGCGTGCGGAACTTCTTCATGCGATTCCTGCTGCCGCTCGCCGGCGGCGCGACGCTCGTGTGGATGTTCGTGCAGACCTGCATCGACTCGATCGACCCGGAGTATGGTTCGGGCTCGTCGATCGGGGGCCTGGGACTCGTGTTTGTGCTCGGCATCGGTGTGCTGCTGCTCGGTGTGGTGCTCATGATCGTGATGCGCCTCGTGAACCCACGCTACTTCCGCGGTGAGACCCTCGAGGTGTCGGAGTATGAGCGCGACAAGGTCGAGGGTGTCGAGTTGTTGCCCGAGTAG